The Bacteroidota bacterium genome segment CGGCGATCACTCCCTCAATCCTCCGGTCCCTCATCCCCTCAATTACATGAACCCTAGCGTCATCTTCGCCTCGGGGGTCATGTAGTCCGGGTGGTAGGGCGGGGCGAAGGTGATGTCCACCTTGCAGCCGCGCACCTCGGGGATGTGGGAGACCTTCTCCTGCACCTCGGCGGGCATACTCTCGGCGGCGGGGCAGTTCGGGGCCGTAAGCGTCATCTTGATGTAGACCTCGTTGCTGTCGTCCACGTCGATGAGGTAGATCAGCCCGAGGTCCCAGATCGGCACCGGAATTTCGGGGTCGTAGATGCCCTTGAGCACCTCCACGACCTGCGCCCCGATGGGGCCGAAGTCCTGCTCGCGGTCGAGCGGCGAGTCGAGCGGTTCGAAAGGATCCATTGTATCGGGGGATTGAATGACCGGGGGATGGGAGAGTGGGACGGACCAGGGACCGATCCCTCAATTCTCCAATCCCTCAATCCCTCAACAGTTGTGCGTTGAGGCGGACCTCGATGAGGTCGTCGAGGTAGGTGCGGAGCGCCTCGTGCGGGAGCTCGGTGACGATGTCGTGCGCGAAGGCGTAGAGCAGGAGGGACTTCGCCTGCTGCTCGCTCAGGCCCCGGCTGCGGAGGTAGAAGACGTGCTCCGGCTCCACCTCGCCGGTCGTCGAGCCGTGCGAGCACTTCACGTCGTCGGCGTAGATCTCGAGCTCGGGCTTCGAGTGGTGGCTCGCGCTGTCGCTCAGCACCACGCCCTGGCTGGACTGGTAGGCGTTCGTCTGCTGCGCATCGCGCCGGACGAAGACCTTGCCGTTGAAGACGCCCGTCGAGCGGTCGTCGACGATCCCGCGGTAGAGTTCGTTCGAGAAGCAGTTCGGCTTGGCGTGGTCGACGAGCGTGTGGTTGTCGACGTGCTGCTGGCCGTCGAGGATGTAGAGGCCGTAGAGGTGGGTCTCGCAGTGCTCGCCGTTGGGAACGGCGTTGATGTTGTTGCGCACGAGCGCGCCGCCGAGCGTATAGGTGTGCGCGGCGAAGTAGCTCTTCTCCTCCTGGTAGACCTGGAGCGTGTTGACCTGCGAGGCGTCCGCGCCCTCGGTCTGGAGCTGGAGCACGCTCGCGCGCGCCTCGCGCTCGACGACGATCTCCGAGACCCGGTTGCCGAACGTCTTGGCCCCGCCCGCCGAGTGGTAGGTCTCGACGACGAGCGCCTCGCAGTTCTCGCCGAACAGGTAGAGGTTGCGCGTCTGCACGAACGCGTCGCGGTCGGCGTCGGTGACGTGGATAATCTGGACCGGCCGCTCGACCGTCACGCCGCGCTCGACCTGGAGGAAGACGCCGTCGAGTTCGAACGAGGTGTTGAGCGCGATGAAAGCGTCCTCCTCGGCGTTCGCGTACTGCCCGAAGGCGCGCTGCACGGCCTGCGCATGCACGCTCTCGCCCGCCTCGCGGAGGCTGCCGACCGTCACGCCGTCCGGCAACGCGCCGAGGTCGGAGAGCCCGAGGTCCACGACGCCGTTGACGACGACGAGCGTGCTCGCGTCGAGGCCTTCGATGCGGAGGTCGGCTACGTCTTCGGCGCTGACCGCTGCGGCGTCCGGGTCGAGGAGCGCGTAGTCGTGCCGGAGCGCCCGCTCGATGTTGGTGTACTTCCAGGCCTCGTCCTTGCGGCCCGGAATGCCCAGGGCGTCGAACGCCGCGCGGGCACGCTCGCGGAGGTCGCGGAAGGCTTCGGGGTGGCCGTTGGTGTGCAGCGCCGCGTGCTCGTGCGCCGCAGCGATGCGCTCGGTGAAGGTGAAGTCTTTTTCCAAAGTGGGAGTGGGTTCCAGCGTGTCGATCATGGCGGGTGCGGCGGTCGGTCGTTCGCGGTAGGGGCAGATTTCAAACCTGCCCGTACGAAATTATTTACGCGGCGACGGCGTCCTCGGCGTGCTCGCGGATCCAGTCGTAGCCCTTGGCCTCGAGCTCCTGAGCCAGCTCCTTGCCGCCGGACTTCACGATGCGGCCGTTCATCAGGATGTGGACCACGTCGGGCACGATGTAGTTCAGGAGGCGCTGGTAGTGGGTGATGAGCACGAACGCCCGGTCCTCGCCGCGGAGCTTGTTCACGCCCTCGCTCACGATCTTGAGCGCGTCGATGTCGAGGCCGGAGTCGGTCTCGTCGAGGATGGCGAGCTTCGGGTCGAGCATGGCCATCTGGAAGATCTCGGCGCGCTTCTTCTCGCCGCCCGAGAACCCCTCGTTGACCGAGCGCTGCATGAGCCGGTGGTCGAGGTTGACGAAGTCGGCCTTCTCGCGCATGAGCTTCATGAAGGCGGCGACGTTCATCTCCTCCTCGCCCCGGTGCTCGCGCATCGCGCCCACGGCCGTGCGGAGGAACTGCATCGTGCTCACGCCGGGGAGCTCGACCGGGTACTGGAAGGCGAGGAAGACGCCGTCGCGGGCGCGCTCCTCGGGGGTCCATCTCCAGGAGGTCCTGCCCGTTGTAGGTCACCGAGCCGTCGGTGATCTCGTACTCGTCGCGCCCGGCGAGGACATTGGCGAGCGTGGACTTGCCGGAGCCGTTCGGCCCCATGATGGCGTGGACCTCGCCGGGGTTGACCGTCAGGGTCAGGCCCTTGAGGATTTCGTTGTCCTCAATCGAGGCATGCAGGTTCGTGATCTCGAGCATGGCGGTTGGGATTCAGAGACGGAGTTAAAGGCGATTGATCGTAGGGGCGACCCCATGTGGTCGCCCGTACGGTGGGGCTGGCCGCACGTTGGACCAAGCGGCGACATCGCTGCGGGGTTAGCCGACCGACCCTTCGAGTTGGATCGAGAGGAGCTTCTGGGCCTCGACGGCGAACTCCATCGGGAGCTTGGCCAGGATCTGCTTGGCGAAGCCGTTGACGATGAGGTTGAGCGCGTCCTGCTCCGAGATGCCACGCTGCTGGCAGTAGAACATCTGGTCCTCGCCCACCTTCGAGGTCGTCGCCTCGTGCTCTACCTTCGCCGTCGAGTTGTTGATCTCGATGTAGGGGAAGGTGTGCGCGCCGCACTGGTCGCCCAAGAGGAGGGAGTCGCACTGCGAGAAGTTGCGCGCGCCCTCGGCCTTCTTGTTGATCTTGACGAGGCCGCGGTACGAGTTGTTCGAGGTCCCGGCCGAGACGCCCTTCGAGATGATCGTGCTCTTGGTGCGCTTGCCGAGGTGGATCATCTTGGTCCCCGTGTCGGCCTGCTGCGCGCCCTTCGTGAAGGCCACCGAGTAGAACTCGCCGACGGAGTCGTCGCCCTTGAGAATCACACTCGGGTACTTCCACGTCACCGCCGAGCCGGTCTCGAGCTGAGTCCAACTGATCTTGGCGCGGTCCTCGCAGATGCCGCGCTTGGTGACGAAGTTGTAGATGCCGCCGACGCCGTCCTCGTCGCCCGGGTACCAGTTCTGAATCGTCGAGTACTTGACCTCCGCGTCGGGCTTGGCGACGATCTCGACGACGGCCGCGTGGAGCTGGTTCTCGTCGCGCATCGGGGCCGTGCAGCCTTCGAGGTAGGAGACGTAGCCACCGTCCTCGCAGATGATGAGGGTCCGCTCGAACTGGCCCGTCCCGGCCTCGTTGATGCGGAAGTAGGTCGAGAGCTCCATCGGGCAGCGGACGCCCTTCGGGATGTAGCAGAACGAGCCGTCCGAGAAGACGGCCGAGTTGAGCGCGGCGTAGAAGTTGTCCGTGTACGGCACGACCGACCCGAGGTACTCCTGCACGAGCTCGGGGTGGTCCGCGATGGCCTCGCCGAGCGAGCAGAAGATGATCCCCTGCCGGGCGAGTTCTTCCTTGAACGTCGTCGCGACCGAGACGGAGTCCATCACCACGTCGACCGCAACCGGCACGGTCTCTTCTTCGATCCCGACGAGCCGCTTCTGCTCCACGAGCGAGATGCCGAGCCGCTCGAAGGTCTCCAGGAGTTCGGGGTCGACCTCGTCGAGCGAGTTGTACTTCGGCTTCTTGCCGGGGGCGGAGTAGTAGGAGATCGCCTGGAAGTCCGGCTCGGTGTAGTCGAGGTGGGCCCAGCGGGGGTAGTGGGCGTCGTCTTCGAGGAGCTTCAGAACGTGGCGGTAGGCTTTGAGGCGCCACTCGAGCATCCACTCGGGTTCGCCCTTCTTCTCAGAGATCAGGCGGACCACGTCTTCGCTGAGGCCCTCCGGGATCGTGTCGGCGTCGGTCTCGGTGACGAAACCATACTTGTA includes the following:
- a CDS encoding iron-sulfur cluster assembly protein, which codes for MDPFEPLDSPLDREQDFGPIGAQVVEVLKGIYDPEIPVPIWDLGLIYLIDVDDSNEVYIKMTLTAPNCPAAESMPAEVQEKVSHIPEVRGCKVDITFAPPYHPDYMTPEAKMTLGFM
- the sufD gene encoding Fe-S cluster assembly protein SufD, translating into MIDTLEPTPTLEKDFTFTERIAAAHEHAALHTNGHPEAFRDLRERARAAFDALGIPGRKDEAWKYTNIERALRHDYALLDPDAAAVSAEDVADLRIEGLDASTLVVVNGVVDLGLSDLGALPDGVTVGSLREAGESVHAQAVQRAFGQYANAEEDAFIALNTSFELDGVFLQVERGVTVERPVQIIHVTDADRDAFVQTRNLYLFGENCEALVVETYHSAGGAKTFGNRVSEIVVEREARASVLQLQTEGADASQVNTLQVYQEEKSYFAAHTYTLGGALVRNNINAVPNGEHCETHLYGLYILDGQQHVDNHTLVDHAKPNCFSNELYRGIVDDRSTGVFNGKVFVRRDAQQTNAYQSSQGVVLSDSASHHSKPELEIYADDVKCSHGSTTGEVEPEHVFYLRSRGLSEQQAKSLLLYAFAHDIVTELPHEALRTYLDDLIEVRLNAQLLRD
- the sufB gene encoding Fe-S cluster assembly protein SufB; its protein translation is MPTYTEHDLIADIEKEEGGYKYGFVTETDADTIPEGLSEDVVRLISEKKGEPEWMLEWRLKAYRHVLKLLEDDAHYPRWAHLDYTEPDFQAISYYSAPGKKPKYNSLDEVDPELLETFERLGISLVEQKRLVGIEEETVPVAVDVVMDSVSVATTFKEELARQGIIFCSLGEAIADHPELVQEYLGSVVPYTDNFYAALNSAVFSDGSFCYIPKGVRCPMELSTYFRINEAGTGQFERTLIICEDGGYVSYLEGCTAPMRDENQLHAAVVEIVAKPDAEVKYSTIQNWYPGDEDGVGGIYNFVTKRGICEDRAKISWTQLETGSAVTWKYPSVILKGDDSVGEFYSVAFTKGAQQADTGTKMIHLGKRTKSTIISKGVSAGTSNNSYRGLVKINKKAEGARNFSQCDSLLLGDQCGAHTFPYIEINNSTAKVEHEATTSKVGEDQMFYCQQRGISEQDALNLIVNGFAKQILAKLPMEFAVEAQKLLSIQLEGSVG